The Parasedimentitalea marina genome window below encodes:
- a CDS encoding ABC transporter permease — protein MARGSFKTALNSRLSTFQKIYLLLIAGFILGPFIPLVIQSFAFRWAWPDMLPGTWWLEQRENTLMPLAWDYVISPYSRVWEATLNTMFIGTVVTVICLAICLPAARVLSRETFPGKPAFEFFLSMPLIVPEAAIGIALLMIFIHIGLAGTYTGIIIVHLIPTIPYMIRMLTAVYQGLGRDFEEQAMILGANRWQVMWQVTLPMLLPGVVAGALFTFLVSTNIFLLTFFLGQGKIVTLPTLLFSKISGGTLDASAAGITLVVTVPGIILLLITERFIKEEAFGKGFGN, from the coding sequence ATGGCGCGAGGCTCGTTCAAAACCGCACTCAATTCCCGTCTGTCGACGTTTCAGAAAATATACTTGCTGCTTATTGCAGGCTTTATCCTTGGTCCGTTCATTCCGCTGGTCATCCAAAGTTTTGCTTTTCGCTGGGCTTGGCCAGACATGTTGCCGGGAACCTGGTGGTTAGAACAGCGCGAAAATACGCTCATGCCGCTGGCCTGGGATTACGTGATTTCACCATATAGCCGCGTCTGGGAAGCGACGCTGAATACCATGTTTATCGGTACGGTCGTCACTGTCATTTGCCTTGCGATTTGCCTGCCAGCTGCACGGGTTCTGTCACGGGAGACTTTTCCAGGAAAACCTGCGTTTGAGTTCTTTTTGTCGATGCCCCTGATCGTCCCAGAGGCGGCGATAGGCATCGCGTTGCTGATGATTTTTATCCACATTGGCTTGGCTGGGACCTATACAGGCATCATTATTGTCCACCTGATACCGACCATCCCCTATATGATCCGGATGCTTACGGCTGTATATCAGGGACTTGGTCGGGATTTTGAAGAACAGGCAATGATCCTGGGTGCAAACCGATGGCAGGTGATGTGGCAGGTGACATTGCCGATGTTGCTGCCTGGTGTGGTTGCCGGCGCGCTTTTCACCTTTTTAGTGTCGACCAATATCTTTCTGCTGACCTTCTTTCTGGGCCAGGGCAAGATCGTCACGCTGCCCACACTGTTGTTCTCAAAAATCTCTGGCGGCACGCTCGATGCCTCTGCAGCCGGTATCACGCTGGTGGTGACGGTGCCGGGAATTATCCTGCTGCTGATCACCGAGCGGTTCATCAAAGAAGAGGCCTTTGGAAAAGGTTTTGGAAATTAA